The sequence CGGCCTTCCTTACCCTGGACCTCGCCCAGAATACGGCTGATTTCGTCATCGCGCAGTTGGACGGGCTCGCCTTTAGGGCCCACGAAACTGATCACCCCGGGAGCGTTTTCGATGAGATAGCGGACTTCCTTGGTCAAGTGCAGACTCACCAGGACGTAGCCCGGGAAAAATACCTTGTTGCGGACCCGTTTCTTGCCATCGCGCATTTCAACCACATTTTCGGAGGGTACCAGAATTTCGCCGAGCTGATCGGTGATGTTGGCTTCTTCGGCCTCATACATGATCGTCTCACGGACCTTTTTCTCCTTGCCGGAAATGACCCTCAGCGAGTACCACTCCATTTCTGCCGGAACTTTACTGTACGCTGCCATGCTACTTACAATACAAACTTCACGATTTGGGACAGGCCCAAATCAACGAAAAACAGAAAGATGACCAGCAGGAGAGACAATACCAGCACGACCCCCGTGGAGCCCCGCAACTCATTCATCGTCGGCCAGGAGACTTTCTTCATTTCAAACTCGACCCCTTGCAAGAACGCCCGGAAACGTTTAATCATGCCCAGACTCCGAGAGTTCCCGTGACGCGCGCGCTTTCCATGCCCCGCCGGCCACCTGTGCAGGTGAGGCAGGGATCGAACCCGCGACCGCCGGTTTTGGAGACCGGTGCTCTACCAGCTGAGCTACTCACCTATGGTAACGGTCTATTTGGTTTCCCGATGGGGCGTATGCTCCCGGCACCAGCGGCAGTACTTGCGCAGTTCCATCCTCTCAGGGTGGGTCCTGCGGTTCTTCGTGGTGGTGTATCGGGAGCGTTTGCACTCGACGCATTCCAACGTAACCAAATCTCGTTTGCTGTTGCCCATCCCCCAGCGGCCTAGCTGATCACCTTCGTCACGACGCCGGCGCCCACGGTGTGGCCCCCTTCGCGGATGGCGAAGCGCAGTTCCTTGTCCATGGCGATGGGGGTGTGCAGCTCCACATCCATGTTGA comes from Candidatus Neomarinimicrobiota bacterium and encodes:
- the nusG gene encoding transcription termination/antitermination factor NusG, yielding MEWYSLRVISGKEKKVRETIMYEAEEANITDQLGEILVPSENVVEMRDGKKRVRNKVFFPGYVLVSLHLTKEVRYLIENAPGVISFVGPKGEPVQLRDDEISRILGEVQGKEGREVMAHKFTVGDPIKVTDGPFIDFTGFVEEVNDDKQKVKVTVSIFGRPTPVELDFLQVEPEK
- the secE gene encoding preprotein translocase subunit SecE, which codes for MIKRFRAFLQGVEFEMKKVSWPTMNELRGSTGVVLVLSLLLVIFLFFVDLGLSQIVKFVL
- the rpmG gene encoding 50S ribosomal protein L33, which translates into the protein MGNSKRDLVTLECVECKRSRYTTTKNRRTHPERMELRKYCRWCREHTPHRETK